The following nucleotide sequence is from Gloeomargarita sp. SKYB120.
GGTCACAGCCCCAGGCGCAGCCTTGGCCTGGCCCATCACCCACCCCCACGCTGATCACCACCGGGTCACTGTGCAAGTAGGCTTTGGCGGCGTCCCGGTCGAAGGCCAGCGGTTGACCCCGACGCATTAGGGGAATGGTTCCCAGGTCAATAGCCAGGTCATCGGGGTGAAAAGGCACACCGGCGCGACCGGCAGCGGCGGCAATTCGTCCCCAGTTGGGGTCCCGGCCAAACACCGCCGCCTTCACCAGCAGCGAACCGGCAATCGTGCGGGCGATGTGTCGGGCCTCCCTGTCGCTCGCGGTTCCCTGCACCCGTACTTCGATGAGACAGGTCGCGCCTTCCCCGTCCCGCGCCACTTTTTTCGCCAGTTGCGTACACGCTTCCGTCACCATGGCAGCCAAGGTGGGAGCGGCGGGATGGTCAGCGTGAATGGGCGTTCCGCCAGCAGCGCCGTTGGCCAGGGCCAGCACCATGTCATTGGTACTGGTGTCCCCGTCCACCGTGATCTGGTTAAAACTCACGTCCACCGCCTGTTGCACCACTTGTCGCCAGAAATGGCTATCCACCGGAGCGTCGCAGGTAATAAAGGCCAGCAGCGTTGCCATATTGGGATGAATCATCCCCGACCCTTTGGCGATGCCGCCGACGCGCAGGGGCACAGTTAACTCCGTACTCTCCAGGGCAATCGTCTTGGGAACCAAATCCGTCGTGAGAATCCCTTGAGCCGCCAAATCCCCCCCATCGCGGGTTGTCGCTGCCACCAGCGCTGGAATTGCCGCCAGCAATTTCTCCATGGGAATCCGTTGCCCAATCACACCGGTGGACGCCACGAGGACTTCCTGGGGAGTAATGTTCAACGCCTGGGCAATCGCCGCCGCCGTTTGACAGGCATCTTCCCAGCCTGGAGTTCCTGTCGCGGCGTTGGCCTGACCGGCATTACACACGATGGCGCGCGCGGGTTGTCCCGTCTGGAGTTGTTCTTGGCAATAACGCACACAGGCGGCCCGCACCTGAGAGGTGGTGAAAGCGCCCGCAACCACCGCCGGTTGTTCCGAGTAGATGAGCGTCAAGTCCAGGGCCCCCGATGGTTTCAGTCCTGCACTCACTGCGCCGGCGCGATACCCTTGGGGAGCCGTTACCCCGCCGTCAATGACCCGCCACATCCAATTCCCCCAACGTTACGAGAGAAACCGTAGCAGATGTGGGCAGCGAGTTATTTGCGGCCATTCAGCGGTTGGCGGGTTGTTCCACCAGCGCTGCCGGCAACTGGCCCCACAGCCCAGCCATGAAGTGCAACGACCACCGGCGCAGAAACCCCACCCGCTGCATGGTTTGCAACACCAGCGCCCGCAGGGTCACCAGCGGCTCCCAGCCCTGGGAAAACACCCGGTTCAATGCATCGGTAAACAGCAGCGACAGGCATACCTGGAACCAGCGCCAGCGTTGGTAACGCCGGAGAACCGACAACTGGCCGATGTCTTCGCCCCGCCGATGGGCCGTCACCAGCACTTCGCCCAAGGTGGCCACATCCCGAATCCCCAGATTCATCCCTTGGCCCCCCACCGGGTGACAGCGATGGGCTGCATCGCCCACCAGGACCAACCGGGGTTGCACGTAGCGCTGCGCCTGCCGCCACTCCACCGCAAAACAATGGCGTTCCCCCACCTCCGTCACCTGGGTAAAGGGGAGATAGGGCCTTAGTTCGGCCAGGAATTCCGCCGTTGGCGCCCGCAGCAACCGCTGGGCCTCCCGATGGGGCAACGTCCAAACAACCCCCCAGCGCTGGTGGGGCAAGGGCAAGAGAGCAAGAGGTCCTGCCGGCCAAAACCGCTCGTAGGCCACCGGCGGTTCCTCGGCGTAGAGCACCGTCGTTACACAGGATTGCCAGTAGGGCCAGCTCCAGGTGGGGATACCCGCCTCCTGCCGCACTAGCGACTGCGCGCCATCCGCGCCCACGATTAACCCCACGCAGGAGCAAACCAGTTCCCCCTGGCGGCTGAGTTTCACCTTCACCTCCGTAGGGGTCACCACAAAATCCACTAGCTGCGTCCCCTCCCAGTAGGTGACGTTGGGCGTCTGGGCAATAAATTCCCGAAACACTGGCCACAGGCGCTGCTGTTCCCCGACCGACCCCAGCGAGGGTCGTCCGCCCAAATCTGCCGGCGTGAACACGATGGGATAACGCCCCTGGTCCGTCAAATGAATCCGGTCATAGGACTGCACCACCGGTTGCAGCCGCGACCAGACCCCCACCCGTTGCCAAACCTGTTCCGTCAAGGGCATCAGGGCATAGACCCGCGCCGCTGTTCCCGCACCATTCGACTGCGCCTCCACCACCAGCACCCGTATCCCTTCCGGTCCCAACCAGGCCGCTAACGTCAACCCCACCAAGGACCCGCCCACAATGAGTACGTCGTAGTCCCAGGTCCCCGACCCAGCCGCTGCATTCGCCATTTTTTAGAACAAATGTTAAAAAGTTTTACTAAACGTTCATTTATCCATTATGACAGACGGGAAAGGCCGTCAGGAAGGTCATTTTTGCTGCAGGCGGCAGGCCACCAATTGCTCCTCCAGCGTGGCAATGCGGCTGTAGGCGGCGGTCAATTGGGCCATGAGCCGTTGGATTTGCATCTCCAGCGGTAGGTCCTGGTGGTCTGGCGTCGTGTGGGGTTGGGGAATGGATTCCGTCAGAATGTCGCGGTGCTCCGACAGGTTGCCCAAGTAACCGCTCGGCATGGGGTGCAACGGCAGCCCCTGTTGCATCAGCTCCAGCGAGTGCAAGAGTTCGGCCCGGAAGCGTTCAATCAATCGTTCCAGGTCTTCCACTTTGCGACTCAACTGTTGTAACTGCTCCTCCAGTTGCCCTTGCATGGTTTTGCCTCATGCTCCCCTTGACTTCATCCTAGGAATGCCAACCATGAGTTTCTCCAGAATCACGGAATCATTTAACGTTTGGGTCACTATACTGGAGCTATGACGTTTAACTGGTTTGAGCGCCCCCTCGCCGCGCCGACTGCTGAAACAGGGGGGGTTGATTATGTGGAATGGGCCAAACGGGCCTACGACCACATTCGCCGGCAACAACAGGCAGTCTCTGAAGCAGTCGAGCCATCTCCGCCTGCGCCAGAACCGGAACCCGAACCGTCGGCTGCGCCCACCTCGTTCTTGGCCCGCGCCGCCGCGTTACGTCAAAGCCGGTTGGCGGCCTTAAAGGAATCCCTGGCTGCCCAAGCGCCCGCTGCAGAACCGGCACCGCCACCGGAGACACCAACGGCAACCGCGCCACCCGTGGAACTGGATGAGGGGTTTCTGTGGTCGGCGGAAATCCTGGCCGCTCAAGGTCGGCGTCCCGAGGAGGTCACGGTTGAGGAAATCAACTGGTTGCAAAAGCTGCGTCGGGGGTTGGCTAAAACCCGCCGGAACCTGCTCAACCAGCTCAAGGCGCTGGTCGGACAAGGGCCGCTAGATGCCCGAGCAGTTGGGGAGTTAGAAACCCTGCTGCTCCAAGCGGACGTGGGGGTGACCGTCACCGACTGGGTGATCCAGCAGCTCCAAAACCGCTTGCGGCAAGAGGCGCTCCCCCCGGAAATGGCCCTGAAACTGCTGGCGGGATTGTTGCGGGACGTGCTGGAACGGCCCTACCAGCAGGGATACTCTCGGACGCTGGCACCCGTGCGGGGTAAGCTGAACATCTGGCTCATCACGGGGGTCAACGGCGTGGGCAAAACCACCACCATTGGCAAGATTGCCCATCTGGCCCGTCAATCGGGA
It contains:
- a CDS encoding FAD-dependent monooxygenase, with protein sequence MANAAAGSGTWDYDVLIVGGSLVGLTLAAWLGPEGIRVLVVEAQSNGAGTAARVYALMPLTEQVWQRVGVWSRLQPVVQSYDRIHLTDQGRYPIVFTPADLGGRPSLGSVGEQQRLWPVFREFIAQTPNVTYWEGTQLVDFVVTPTEVKVKLSRQGELVCSCVGLIVGADGAQSLVRQEAGIPTWSWPYWQSCVTTVLYAEEPPVAYERFWPAGPLALLPLPHQRWGVVWTLPHREAQRLLRAPTAEFLAELRPYLPFTQVTEVGERHCFAVEWRQAQRYVQPRLVLVGDAAHRCHPVGGQGMNLGIRDVATLGEVLVTAHRRGEDIGQLSVLRRYQRWRWFQVCLSLLFTDALNRVFSQGWEPLVTLRALVLQTMQRVGFLRRWSLHFMAGLWGQLPAALVEQPANR
- the ftsY gene encoding signal recognition particle-docking protein FtsY, whose product is MTFNWFERPLAAPTAETGGVDYVEWAKRAYDHIRRQQQAVSEAVEPSPPAPEPEPEPSAAPTSFLARAAALRQSRLAALKESLAAQAPAAEPAPPPETPTATAPPVELDEGFLWSAEILAAQGRRPEEVTVEEINWLQKLRRGLAKTRRNLLNQLKALVGQGPLDARAVGELETLLLQADVGVTVTDWVIQQLQNRLRQEALPPEMALKLLAGLLRDVLERPYQQGYSRTLAPVRGKLNIWLITGVNGVGKTTTIGKIAHLARQSGYTCLIAAADTFRAAAVEQLKIWGERAGVEVICNPTPNADPAAVVFDAIGAAQARGVELLLVDTAGRLQNKQNLMAELAKIRRVVDKKAPDAQVESLLVLDATLGQNGLRQAQVFTEAVRLTGVIITKLDSTARGGIALAIAQDLGLPIRFIGAGEGLTDLRPFSSYEFVEALIGL
- the argJ gene encoding bifunctional glutamate N-acetyltransferase/amino-acid acetyltransferase ArgJ, translated to MWRVIDGGVTAPQGYRAGAVSAGLKPSGALDLTLIYSEQPAVVAGAFTTSQVRAACVRYCQEQLQTGQPARAIVCNAGQANAATGTPGWEDACQTAAAIAQALNITPQEVLVASTGVIGQRIPMEKLLAAIPALVAATTRDGGDLAAQGILTTDLVPKTIALESTELTVPLRVGGIAKGSGMIHPNMATLLAFITCDAPVDSHFWRQVVQQAVDVSFNQITVDGDTSTNDMVLALANGAAGGTPIHADHPAAPTLAAMVTEACTQLAKKVARDGEGATCLIEVRVQGTASDREARHIARTIAGSLLVKAAVFGRDPNWGRIAAAAGRAGVPFHPDDLAIDLGTIPLMRRGQPLAFDRDAAKAYLHSDPVVISVGVGDGPGQGCAWGCDLSYDYVRINAEYTT